A window of Hymenobacter siberiensis genomic DNA:
TGGAGCCCGCTACCGATGTGGACTAAGCGCCCCGCTATCCAGGCGGGCACTTCCTATGGGAAAGGGCTCGCCGCCGGCCGGCCGGCGGGGGCAGGCTGGTGGCGGCGGGGGCTGCAGCTGGCGCTGCTGGCTGTGGCCGCTGCCGCCACCGCCTGCGACCCGGTGGGCAATATCGCGCTCGATTTGCCCGCCACCAGCACCGGCAGCACGGCTTACTACGTCGACACCCTGACGGTGCGGGTGGCCACGGTGCTACACGACTGATAGCCAATTCTATCACCGATAACCTGCTGGTGGGGCACTACCACGACCCACGCCTTGGCATCATCACGGCCCGCAGCTTTGTGTGGGTGGGCCAGCGGGCGGCCTGCGCGCCCACTACCGACGAAGTATTTGATTCCCTTGTATTGGTGCTGAAGCCCGATGCGGCCGACGACGCGGCCCTGTTCCGCAGCCAGGTGAGTACCGCCGGGGCCGCCCTGAGCCTGTACACGCACCTGCCCCTCGACCCGCTTACGGCCATTGTGAAGGACTTTGCCCTGGCTGCGGGTGCCGAGCATTTCTACCAGGTAGCCACCGACGGCACGGGCACGCCCCTCACGCCGCTCACTACTTCGTTGCAGGCGCTCGACGTGTCGCGTGCCGCCCAGGAAAGCTACATCGATGGCGCGCTGGGCCTGTAGACCAAAATCGAGATTCTGTACCTGAATAACCTGCGCGCCTTTGGCTCCGGCATCACCATTGTGCAGGCGCATCTGGTGCTCGAAGCGCTACCGGGCTCCACCACGCGCTACCTGCCGCCGCCCGGCAGCCTGGTTTCGTACCTGGCCGGGCGCGGCAATCAGCAGGGGCTGGCCGTGGGGGCCGTCGCCGTTCCATACCTGAATAGCGTGTCGACGCTGACCGGTCTGGAAACGGGCTCCTACAACTTCGCCATCACTGCCTATTGCCAGGCGGTGGTCGACCGCACACTCAAAAACGATGGCGTGTTGCTGGCATCGGCCGCGCCTACCAGCCCGGAGCGGGTGGTGCTGGGCGGCCCCAGGCGCAGCGAGAACCGCCTGCGGCTGGAGCTGTATTTTCTCAGCCATTAATTTTCAGCAGCTCATTGCCCGGGAATTGCTAAAATAATTTTGGCGGCTATCAATCAGGTTGTTATTGGCGAGTAGTGAGCCGGTCTGACGGCTTTTCAGGGGTGGTCAGACCGGTTTTTGCGGGCCGGACCTGCCACCAAATGCGGGCTTATGCTGTTATTGACCTATGCCAACTTTGCCCGCCCCGCGCCCCGACCTGCTGCGCCTCGACTACGATACCTACCGCGCCCTACCCGCCATTGCCAATTCCGACCTCTCGCGCCTGCGCGATGCCCTCGACGGCCGCCCGCCCCGCCCCCAAACCAGTGCCAACGAAGGCGCCCTGAGCTTTGGCACCGCTTTCCATACCGCCCTGCTGGAACCCGCCGACTACGTGGCCGGCCAGCCCGGCCTGAACGATACGCTGGTGTGGTGGCTGGTGGAGGGCGTGAAGCTGAACACGCAGCTGGTCAGCCTGCTGGAGTACGGAACTCCCGAAGTGAGCGTGCTTTTCACCGAGCCCGAATCTGACACGCTCTGTAAGCTGCGGGCCGACCTCGTGGTGGCTCACCCCGACGAGCCGTTCACCATCATCGACTTCAAAACCACCAGCGCCCGCGACGCCGACCATTTCCTCTGGCAATGCTCGGCTTACGACTACGACCGGCAGGCCGCCTTCTACACCGATGCCCTGCGCGCCGAGCGGTTCCTGCTGGTGGGCGTGCAAAAAAACGAGCCCTTCGGCGTTTTCATCATCGAAGTGAGCGAGCAGATGCTGGCCGAAGGCCGCCAGAAATACCAGCGCCTGCTGCGCCTGCTAAAAGCCCCCGGCACCGCCCCCGCCTTCCGCGCCGAAGCCGTGCAGGCGGCGGTGGCCGCCCTGGGCCAGGCCGAGGAAAACCGGCCGGCGGAATAGCCACTGCATCCCGGTACAATTCAATCGACCGCATGGCATAAGGAGTTGATTATCAGTTTTTAGGTGTGCAATGCCGGCTTTCTAAGAAGCTGTTTGAGTTAGCAGAACTTCAGGGTTCTGCGAATGTTAACTATTGCAATCCAGGCATTTGCATGACGCAACGTCCGGTCGTATTCTTTGGGCAAGCGCCGGTTCATGTCGAGCCACGCGAACGTGCGCTCGACAATCCAGCGCCAGGCGTGGATGCAGAAATTGGTTTTCCGCACCAGTACGTGCACCGGTTTCTCGACCCGGATGCCGTAGCGCCGGGCCAGGTGCCGGCGGAAACCGCCGTGAAAGGAACTGTCCACGAAAACGACCTGGATGGCCCCCAGCAGTTCGTGCGTGGCGGCCACCTCGTCCCAAAAGCAATGGCCGCGGCGCCGTCCACCGCATCGGTGGGCAGCACCCGACTGGCCAGCACATGGCCCAGCGTGTCGGTGAGCACCAGGCGTTTACGCCCCTTGACCAACTTGCCCGCGTCGAAGCCCACGGTGGCTCCGGTGGCCGTGGCCGTATTTTTGACGCTTTGCGTGTCGAGTATCACGGCCGTGGGGCAGGCTTTTTTTGGGCGTGTTCCCGGCTGCTCACCGTCAAACAGGCGCTTACCCGCGCCCAGGTGCCGTCGGCTTCCCACTTGTCAAAGTACCAGTACGCCGTGCTCCAGGGCGGTAAATCGCCCGGTACGTCCCGCCAGACGCACCCGTTTTTGAGCACGTACAAAATGGCATTGACGATTTCCACCAGCGGCCATTTGCTGCGCCGCTTGACCACCAGCAGCGGCTACAGCCGCTGCCAGTCGCGAGCGCAAAGGCCTGAGCTATATAGCTTTCAGGTCAAAATAGCGGAGGCATCCATCTTGCAAAATTAACTCAGACAGCTTCTTAACCGTTTGCCTTTCTACAGACCTGCCGCCGCTCTGCGGCTACTTCGCAGTATGGGCTAATTGAGGAAAACCGCCTAGCCCGTCGAGCCCTTTTGCAGTAGCTCCTTTACCTTGGGTTCTTCCAAAAAGCCCTTTTCCTGATCAGGAGGGCGCTTTCTTGTATTAACTAAAAAAACTTACTAATTAGTAAGTAAGTAGTATATTTGTCCTGAAATGACCACTGCCCCTACAATCCCCATCATTCCTGCTGACACCCGCATCCGCATCCTCGACCTGGCCGAAGGGCTGTTGTTGGAACGGGGCTTTAATGCCTTCAGCTACCAGCATCTGGCCAAAGAATTGGGGGTGAAGCCGGCCGCCATTCATTACCACTACCCGAGCAAGGACGACCTGGGCATGGCAATTGTGGCTCGGCAGCTGCGCCGCCTGCGCAAGTGGCGCGACCTGCCCCGCGTGGCCGACCTGCTGCCCGTCGCGCAATTCGAAGCCCTGCTGGCGGTGTATGACACGCACCTCGGCCATGAGCGCCGCGTGTGCCTGTTTGGCGCGCTGGCGGCCGATTTCCGGACCCTGCCCGTGCCCATGCAGGCCGAGCTCCGCACCTTCAACCGCGAGCTGACCGAGTGGCTGGCCCAGGTGCTGGCCGTGGGCCGGGTCACGGGTACCCTGCGCTTCGTGGGCAGCCCGGCGGCAAAGGCGGCGCAGGTACTCACTACGCTGGCCGGGGCCCTGCAAGTAGCCCGCGTGCACGACGAAACGCCCTTTCAGGTGATAGTGGGCCAGCTGCGGTTGGAGCTGCTGGCTTAATTCGACTGCCTGTAGCACATGCTTTAGCTTGTGCAGTAATGGATTATTGAAAAATACCTGTTAATCCTGACGCGGCACAAACTGAAGCATGTGCTACAATCGCTCGCCGATGACCAATACCTATTCGCCCGCGCATTCCTTACTTATGACCGCTGCCCCGCTGCCTGCTGCTCCTAAAATTCGCTATCCTTCGCCGCCGCCGGGCTTGCGCTGGCTACGCTGGCAGCTGCGGGTGCAGTGGGCCATAATGCCCACGCGGGCGTTTCGGCAGGCGTGGGGGCTGTTTGTGACGCCGCGCCGCCTGGCCCTCAAAGCCTGGGAAGGCCCCGCCCTGGCCAGTGCTCGCCGCCGCACCGTGGCGGCCGGTACCGGCACCGTGGCCGTGTATGAGTGGGGGCCGGCTGCCGCCCCGGCGGTGCTGCTGGTGCACGGCTGGGAGCATCGGGCCAGCTTTTGGGGGGCGTGGGTGGCCCCGCTGCTGGCGGCCGGCTACCGCGTGGTGGCCCTCGATGGTCCCGCGCACGGCGAATCGAGCGGCCGGCAGGTCACGCTCACCGATTTTGGTGGGGCCGTGCAGGCGGTGGTGAATACGTTGGGGGCGGTGCGCGCCATCGTGGCGCACTCGTTTGGGGCGGCGTCGGTGGCGGGGCTGCCGGTGCGGCTGCCGGCGGGGGCGGCATTGCCGCGCCTCGTGCTCATTAGTGCGCCGGTGGGGCCGCGGGTGGTGGCCGAGCGGTTTGCCGATTTCCTGCACCTGCCCCAAGGGTTGGTGGCGCGGTTTGCGGCCCACATCGAGCAGAATACCGGCCGGCCCGCCGATTCCTTTGCCGCTGCCGTCTCGGGGCCGTCCATCGGGGCCGAAAAGGTGCTGGTGCTGCACGACGAGGCCGACGAAATCATCCCTTTCGCCGAAAGTGGGCAGATTGTGGCCGCCTGGCCCGGCGCGGTGCTGCACGCCACGCGCGGCCTGGGCCACAACCGCATTCTGCGCGATGCCGGCGTGGTGCAATCCGTGGTGCGCTTCATCGTGTAGCTTTTAGTTCTTCACCGCCAAAACTCCTCCGCTTTTGTTGTAGAGAATATTTCACTCATTTTTCTTCCTGTCATGGTAAAAGTTGCGCTGTTAGTTCGCCTCGAAGTAAAACCTGGTCATGAGCAGACCGTCGCCGATTTTCTGGCCGGGGCCCTGCCCATCGTCGAAGCGGAGCCTGCTACGACCACCTGGTACGCCCTGCGCCTGGGCCCTTCTACGTTCGGTATTTTCGATACTTTCCTCGATGAAGCCGGCCGCAAAGCCCATCTCGCCGGGCAGGTAGCCGCCGCCCTGGGCACCCACGCCGACCTGTGGGCTAGCCCGCCCCACATTGAAATGGTAGACATTCTGGCCTCGAAAGGCGCGTAAGCACGCCCTTTGCGGTCGTTTCCTGTTGGGCCGTGCCGGTGCGCCTGCTGCCTGATAAGACTTTCCCGCGTCCGGGTTGCATCCTAAAGCCAGCTGTTCAGGTTTCTGCCTGAGTGGCTGGCTTTTTTGCGTTCATTATTGTTGAGTAATATATGAGTTTGAAAATGCTGTAAATAGACTACCACTTATGCTACTACTGGCTCGCATCGTACAGGCAACTTATTTACCCCTACAACTCATCTGGGAAAGCAAGCGGACGGCTTATCTGCTGAGCGTGGCGTTGGTAACGGTGTTTGTGTTGAGCATCGCAGTGGCCTTGGTCAACTACACCGGCATGTTGCAATTGCCGGGCATGTGGGGCCAAATCCATTTCCTGCAAGCCGTGGAAATATCGTTTACGCTGTTGCTGTTTTTTGAAATGGTGAGCCTGGTATTTGTTATTCCCGAATCCATTGCGAATTCCATCGGCAAGCAAATTGAAATTTTGAGCCTGATTTTGTTGCGGTCTTCTTTCAAAGAATTTTCGCACTACAATTTCCAGCTTCCGCTGCAAAGTCAGCTCGAATCGGTGTATAAAATGGTGGCCGATGGTGTGGGCGCCCTGCTGGTTTTCCTGCTGATTTACGTCTACTACGGTATTCAGCGGCACCGCTCCATCACGCAGGAAAGCGACAAGCTGCAATTCGTATTGCTGAAACAATTCATTGCGCTGCTCGTCTTCGTTACCCTGCTGGGCATGTATGGATACGATGTTTTTCACATGTTTAGCAGCAGCCATTGGGTGCAGTCTGCAGACAGGTTCTACATGATATTAATTTTTGCCGACCTGCTATTCATGCTCGTGGCCTTCCGGTACACGCTGCATTACCCGGACGTTTTCCGGTATTCCGCCTTTGTGCTGGTAACGGTATTTATCCGGTTTTCGCTGCTGGCCCCGGTGTATTATAACGCGCTGCTCAGCTTGTTTTCCGTGGTATTTGCCATCGCCGTGGCGTATTTCCACAACTTATTCACCGATGGCCGACTGTCGTACCTCACCAAGCACCAACCCAAAGGCCACGATTGATTTTGGCTGAAATCAGGACGGAGCCGGGCCTCTGCTCAGCGGCAGCGCGCTAGATGCTATCCAGGCCTTCGGCGGCGAGCTGGCGCAAAACATCACGCAAGCCGTCGGCATCGCTCATCATCCGGCCAATGTGCTGCACGTATTCGGCCTCGGCGCGCAGGTCGCGCTTGAGCTGGCGGAGCTCCAGTTCCTGCTTCTTGCCCGAGGCCATGGCGAAGCCATTGGGGCCATATTTCAGCTCGTTCATTTCCTGTTTCAGCTGAATTTGCTGCTGGAGCAGGGCGCGAGTGTAGCGGGCCAGCACATCGTCGGCGGCCGCGTCGGCGGGGGCCGATTCGGCTAGGAGCTGTAGCAGCGTGTAGAGGTCGTCGGCCTCGTAGGCCTCGGTGATGCGCTGCATCTGGGCGGTTTTGTCGGCTTGCTTTTCGGGGTCGCGCTCCAGGTCGGGGTGGTGGGTGCGGGCCAGCTGGCGGTAGATGGTTTTGGCGTTGGTTTCGAGTTGCTTTTGGTCGGCCAGCGCGGCGGCTTCCTGCTGGCGCTGGGCCTTGGTTTTGCGACGGGCGCGGGCGGCGGCGGCAGCCTGCTCGTGCGGCGGCAGGGTAGGGTCGGGGATAAACTCCGGGGCCGAATCTTCGGGTTTTTTGCGCCCGGCGGCGGGTTTGGCTCCTGCGGGGCGGTGCCCGGCCGGGGCATATTTGCGGATAATGGCCGCTTCATCCTCTCCAAACCGGTCTTCTAGGTTATGAGCATTGCCCAGAATCACGCCCGTAATCTGGGCTTCTTCCATGCGGCTGAAGTAGCTCAGCAGCAGGGCTTCTTCCAGCGGCGCATACAGCGCGTGGCGGGCCGCCACCACGGCCGTGGCCGCCGGCCCCACCTGCTGCCAGTAGCGCCGCCGGGCCTCGGCCTGCTCGGCGCGCAGGTCGCGCAGCCGCTCGCGCAGGTTCTCCACATCCAGAATAGCCTGCCGGAATGCTTGTTGCGCGAGGGTTCCGGTGGGCGGCTCAGTGGTCAGTACCGGGACCATAATACGTTTGGGATGCGCGGAATCAGGGTTTTTCATCAGCTGTAAAGGTAGTTCTACTGCTTCACCCCACCCCCGGCCCCAGAGCCGTTAAGTTCTACTGTCGTCGCCCTCCCCGTGCGCCTCATCCCCCGGCCCCTTCTCCGAAAAGTAGAGGGGGAGCCACGGCGGCGCGCTCAAAAAGTGGTTTGCAAGGTCATCCCCCGGCCCCTTCTTCTTTTCGGAGAAGGGGCCGGGGGATGAGGCGCACGGGGAGGGGCCGGGGATGGGGTGAATTTACGGCCACAGCTCAAAGGCCACCCGAAACGTGTTGCAGTGCGCGTCCACGATATCGGCCAGCCGCTCGGAGTAGCCGCCGCCCATGCTCACTGCCACCGGCAGGTGGCGGGCGTGGCACAGGCCCAGCACCAGCTCGTCGCGCCGCCGGCAGCCGGCGGGCGTGAGCGCCAGCTTGCCCAGCTTGTCCGTCGCCAGCACGTCCACCCCCGCCTGGTAGAAGATGAAATCGGGCCGCACGCGCTCCACCAGTGGTCCCAGCGTAGCCGCAAGCTGCGCCAGATATGCTGCATCATCGGTGCCCAGCGCCAGCGCAACATCCAGGTCCGACTGCTCCTTGCGCAACGGGTAATTGGCTCCGGCGTGCATCGAGAATGTGAACACGCGCGGCTCGTTGCGGAAAATGGCCGCCGTGCCATCGCCCTGGTGCACGTCAAGGTCCACAATCAAAACTTGCCGGGCCAGTCCGTGCGCCAACAGGTGCGCGGCGGCAATGGCCTGGTCGTTGAGCACACAGAAACCTTCGCCCCGGTCGGCGAAGGCGTGGTGGGTGCCGCCGGCCAGGTTCAGGCCGATGCCGTCGCACAAGGCATGCAGGGCCGATTGCAGCGTGCCCGCGCTGCTGCTCAGCGAGCGGCGCACCAGCTTTGGGCTTTGCGGCAGGCCCAGGCTGCGCACTTCGCGGGGCATGAGTTGGAGGTCGCGTACGCGGTGCCAGTAGTCGGCGGTGTGCACGCGTAGCACATCGGCCTCGGCGCAGAGGCCGGGCTCGTAGAAATCGGCCGGCTCGGCAATGCTCTGCCACAGGAGCTGCTCCCGAATCAGGGCGTATTTGGCGATGGGGAAGCGGTGGCCGGCGGGCAGGTCGAGGGTGTAGTGGTCGGAAGTGGCGAGGCGGGGCATACGTCGCAGGTACTAGTAATCCGGGGCAGATGTTTTAATTCGTTCAAGAACTCCAGCACAATGTAGAGACGCAAGGATGCGTCTCTACATTGGCAAACTGAATTGCTGAATAGTAATGCTGATGCGGTAAAGCTAGTTATGTTATCCCGTGAGGCGAGGCCGTATTTTTGAGGATGAATTATGTGGCCCTGCGCGAGCGGCCGACGCAGTTTTTGGCCTTGACCAGCCTGCTGCCCGCCGAATTTGATGACCTGCTCACTGACTTTACGCCCCGTTGGGAGCGCTACCACCGCTACCATACCCTCGACGGCGACCGGCGGCGCATCCCGGCGCACCGGGAACGGGCCAACGCCACCTTAGCGGGCACCGACACGAAGCTTTTTTTCTTGCTGACCTACCTCAAAACCAATTTCTTGCAGCAGCACCAGGCTACCAGCTTCGGCGTGTCGCAGACCCGCGTGAGCCGCCTGGCGGGCCCCTTGCTCGACGTGCTCAACCAGACGCTGGCCGCCCGGCACCTGCTGCCCGTGCGCGACGGGGCGCAGCTGGCCCAGTGCCTGGCCGCGCACCCGGTGAAGGTCTTCACCTGCGACGGGGTGGAGCGCGGCATTCCGCGCAACGCCGACCGGGCAGCACAGGAAGAAGAGTACAGCGCCAAAAAAAAGTCCACGCCCTGAAAAACATCACCTTATCCGACGATACGCAGTACCTGCACGATCTTTCGCCCACCGAGTCCGGGCGGGTGCACGACAAAAAAATGGTCGACCTCTACCCCCTGTGCCTGCCGGTCGGCAGCGTGCTGCGGCAGGATTTGGGCTTCCTCGGCCATCGGCCGCCGGGGGTGCTCATCGAGATGCCCCATAAGAAGCCGCCGAAAGGCGAGCTGATCTTTTCCCAGCTGCTCTACAACCAGTTGCTCAGCCCGTTGCGGGTGGTCATTGAACACGTCCACAGCGGCATCAAGCGCTTACGGATGGTCCGCGACAAGCTGCGCCTACGCGGCGACTGGTTTCGCGACACCGTGATGGTGGTGGCTTGCGGACAGCACAACCTGCGCGTCCGCAGCCAACACCGGGCTTATCTCACACACGCACCCGCCAATCTTGACAAGTAATCCGCACAAGCTTTAGTATTTACGCCAGTACACGAAAAAAGGCAGATGCTAGGCAGCCACAGCACCCGACGAATGGTATCCTTCCGTTAATTCCCTTTCCAGCTGATAAGCGTTCAACCTAGGCCCGTTTCTGAGCGTTTTCCGGCTACTCCCTCTCACCACCACCACCCACAGCAGCAGCCAGCGCCCACCATAGCCAGCCGCCTACACCATACGCCCAACCTGCCAAAGTGCAACCTTGCCCGTACTGGCACCCTATCCCATAACAGCCGCTTACCTATCCAACAAAACCCGCAAAAAGTTGGATGCCCCAAAATAAAGCACTGCATTAAAACTTATGGTAAATTTATAATCAATACTTTACAAGCATTATATCGAATCTATGTTGAACTACCATCACAACCTCGCCTGGAAGGAGCGGCTGGCCGATGGCCGCGAGGTCATCACCCACCGCAAGGGGGCTACGCCGGCCGGCACGGGCGTGCTCGGCATCATACCCGGCTCGATGACGGCCCCCGGCTTTATTGTGCGGGGCGGAACGGGGCCGGGTCGCTGCCTTCGGCTTCGCACGGGGCGGGGCGGTTCATGTCGCGCACCCGCGCCAAGGCCGACCTGGGCGAAAGCCAGGTGCGCAAGTACCTCGCCGACCACGGCATCGAGCTCATCGGCGGAGGGCTCGACGAAGCTCCCATGGCCTACAAATATATCTACGCCGTGATGGCCAGCCAGCACGAGCTGGTGGACGTGCTGGGCTCCTTCACGCCCAAAATCGTGCGGATGGACGGGGCCTGATGGCTGGTTTCTCGTTGCTGGTTGGTTTTTATCCTGAAAAACGGCTCAATAGCGTCCAGCCAGATACTAGAAACCAGAAACAAAAGCTCCTGCTTCAGCAGCAACTGCGTTGCAGCAGTTAATTCCCCCGCAATCCGAACGACCGGTGCCGTGCGTACATAGCTGCGTGTCTCTTACAGGGGACAGTTGTTTTCATAGCTCGGAAAGCCTCTCGCCCTTGGCGGGAGGTTTTTTAATTACAGGGAAATGGTATCCCACAGCACAACGCCCTAGCCAATGCAGCCGTGGCGTTGTGCTTTTTATCTCAGAAAGGACGGGTAGCAGCAGGGGTTATTGCACCATCAGTCGCTTGGCCACGAGGCCAGCCGCCGTGCGGGCCTGCACCGAATACACGCCGGGGGCAAGGCCGGCCAGCGGCAGGTCAAGGGCTTCGGCGGGGCCGGCGGCCAGGGTGCGCGTGAGCACCGGGCGGCCCAGGTTATCGGTCACGGTTACCAGCGTGGGCTGGTTGCCGCGCAGGGTGGCGGGCAGGAGCAGGGTGGCCGTGCCCCGGGCCGGATTGGGGTACACCGCCGCCAGCCGTGCCAGGGCGGCCGGGGCTGTGGCCAGCGGCGCACCAATGCCCACCGCAATGTCGCGGATAACGAAGGGCACTACTGCCGGTACCGTGTTACCCACCAGCGTGGCCAGGCCGGTTGTCAGATTGAAGCGGTAGAAGTTGCTGCTGCCGCCAGCCGTCACCTCCATCAGGAAGCCTTCGTTGCGGTTGAGGCCGGCATTGAAATAAATATCGAAATCGATGGCCTGCGGCGACCCAATGCCATACGTGCCCGACGGCACCTGCAGCATCACCGTAACCGGGGCTGTGAGTACGCCGCCATTGGGCGGGCTCACTACCGAAAGCAGGCCGTTATTCAGCTCGTCGAAGGCGTAGAGTGTGGTGTTGGTCGCGCCGGGAAAGGCGTTGGTGTAGGCCACGGCCCCAATGCCGGGCGTGGCCGGGGAGCCGCTGGCATAGGTCAGGTTGGTATCGGTGCCGGCCAGCGCGCCGGTGCTGGGGCTGAGGCGGTAGTTGGCGCGGGTAGTGCTCACCACCCGAATCAGGTCGGCCAGGGGGTTGAAGTCGAAGCCGATGCGGGCGGTGCGGCGGCCCAGCTCCAGGCGCAGGGCGGGCGCTACCGGTGTGGCGGCCCCGCTGGTCAGGTTCAGGGTGTAGAGCTGGGCATTGGGGGCGGGGGCCAGGGCGGCCGTGTCGTAGCCCAGGGCGTAGAGCTGGGCGTTGGCAGGCCGGAAATCCATGCCTACCAGGCTCTGGCCGGCCGCCACGCCGGCCACGGTAGCGGGCGTGCCCACGGCCATGCCATTGGCCACATTGATGGCAACCAGGCCCTGCGACCCGGCCGGCGAGCCCAGATAGGGAGCCGTGAGCGTGCCCAGCCCATACACCGTCTGGCCCAGAGCGACGGGGCCGGCCAGCACGACCAGGCCCAGCAAAATACCGGCCCGCCCGGAAAACGAACGTAAAGAAGTAGCCATAAAAATCGGAGCGATAACGGGTGAAATGCCTGTTCTGCAAACGGCTACCCGCTGCCGAAAGTTACTGGCCCGGGCCTGCGCCGGCTACGCCACTACCCGCACCGCATCGCCCACCCGAATGATGCCGCCCTGCGCAATGTGGGCCGTGAGGCCGCCGTGCCCGCGCATGGCGTTGTAGCCGCCGGGGCCCAGCTCTTCCTCCATGCGCGAGCAGGGGTGGCACTCGCCGGTGATGTCGAGAATAACCTCATCGCCGATGTGAATCTGACGGTTTTTCAGGGCCAGCAGGTTCAGACCGCTCACCACTAGGTTGCGGCGCAGGCGGGCAGGGTCCAGCGGCGCATCCAGCCCCAGGTAGCCCGCCACCGCCGCTAGGTGCTCGTGCTGAATAAGCGTGACCTGCCGCTTGCCGCCCGCCTTGGGCCGGGCGTGGTCGCCGAGCATGTGGGAGTCGGTTTTTAATTCGACTTCGGGCACTGACACCAGTGGCTCGCGACGCAGCGGGCGCTGGCCAATCCAGGTCACGCGGCCGGTTTGGGGCAGGGTGCCCAGCAGGCGCGCCACCGTCGATTTATCGTCGCCAAAAAAAGGAAAAGCCATGCGAAAGGGACGGGGCTTGGTTGTGGGATATTACAGCTCGTCGGGAGTGCCAAAGCCCTCCCGGATTTCGGTATGCCGAATCTGGCCGCCGAGGTTGCCGGCCCGGGCCAGCAGGCCGAAGCTAAGCACGGCCGTTGCCAGCGCCGCCAGCGTCAGCAGGCGGGCTTTGGGCGACCCATTCTTCAGCAGCAGCAACCCGAACAGGGCCATTGCCGCCGCTGCCTCCAACACCCAGAAACCCAGCTCGGCCGCCGCCTCGTGGTTCTGGATGAGGGCGCGGCTCACGCGGGGCAGGTTGAGGGCAATGGCCGCCGCACCCTCGCCCGTAAGCTGGGCCGGCAGGCACAGCAGGCCGGCGGCCAGCACGGCCACCAGGCCGGCTTTGGTGAGGTCGAGGCTGTGCTTTAGCACGCCCGCCGCCAGCAGCACGGCGGCAAAAAGGCTGCCCATGATGGGCACATGGTTGACAATGAGGTGCAGGTGGGCTTGGTTCATCAACGCTAAATGAAAACGGAATGGGGGATGGCGGCCGGAGGCGCAAAGCTACTCCGGGCCCGTGGGCGGCCGGAATCACGCAACCCTTTTTCCCGGGCAACGACTCTCCTTTAATGAACTGCCAGCGGGGTAAAATCGTTATTTAACCAGCCGGATATGTTGCCAATGGCGCAATAAAGCGGCCCCGCGTCGTTGGCTGATTTTCAGCGGCAATTCTGCGGCGCTTAACTGTTGGTTATGGCGGGCTTTACACCAGTATCCGCTTGCTAATAAGCCCGTCAGCGGGCGCTGAAAGCTGGCATTACGCTTGCCTTCAGATTTGTAATCAACAGTCATTTCCCTTCTCCTGCTTCGATATGGCTTTCCTCCCTCGTTTTATCAGCCGCCTGGTGGCTCCGCTGCTGCTTGTGCTGCCGCTGGCCCTGGCCGCTCCCGCGCAGGCCCAAACTGCCCCTGCGCCCACCGACGTTATCCGCGAAATCACCGATGCCGTGGGCCTCAAAGCCCGCTTCGAGCTGCGCGCCACCCGCGAAGTCGATAACGCGGCCGCCGTGGTGTACAACGGCAAGCGGTTCCTGCTCTACAACCCCGATTTTCTGAACTCCGTGAACCGCGCCGGCCACACCGACTGGGCCGGCATCAGCATTCTGGCCCACGAGATGGGCCACCACCTCAACGGCCACACCCTGCGCGCCGGTGGCTCGCAGCCCGCCGATGAGCTGGAGGCCGACGAATTCTCCGGTTT
This region includes:
- a CDS encoding transposase family protein, coding for MTLSDDTQYLHDLSPTESGRVHDKKMVDLYPLCLPVGSVLRQDLGFLGHRPPGVLIEMPHKKPPKGELIFSQLLYNQLLSPLRVVIEHVHSGIKRLRMVRDKLRLRGDWFRDTVMVVACGQHNLRVRSQHRAYLTHAPANLDK
- a CDS encoding DUF4394 domain-containing protein — encoded protein: MATSLRSFSGRAGILLGLVVLAGPVALGQTVYGLGTLTAPYLGSPAGSQGLVAINVANGMAVGTPATVAGVAAGQSLVGMDFRPANAQLYALGYDTAALAPAPNAQLYTLNLTSGAATPVAPALRLELGRRTARIGFDFNPLADLIRVVSTTRANYRLSPSTGALAGTDTNLTYASGSPATPGIGAVAYTNAFPGATNTTLYAFDELNNGLLSVVSPPNGGVLTAPVTVMLQVPSGTYGIGSPQAIDFDIYFNAGLNRNEGFLMEVTAGGSSNFYRFNLTTGLATLVGNTVPAVVPFVIRDIAVGIGAPLATAPAALARLAAVYPNPARGTATLLLPATLRGNQPTLVTVTDNLGRPVLTRTLAAGPAEALDLPLAGLAPGVYSVQARTAAGLVAKRLMVQ
- a CDS encoding MOSC domain-containing protein, producing MAFPFFGDDKSTVARLLGTLPQTGRVTWIGQRPLRREPLVSVPEVELKTDSHMLGDHARPKAGGKRQVTLIQHEHLAAVAGYLGLDAPLDPARLRRNLVVSGLNLLALKNRQIHIGDEVILDITGECHPCSRMEEELGPGGYNAMRGHGGLTAHIAQGGIIRVGDAVRVVA